The genome window TGGCCGCTATTTTATTGTCTTCGGATTTGAATAAGAGAAAGGGATGTCTGTTATATAAAAATAATACAAATAAAAGTACAGAAGACAATGAGATTGACTCCAGTGATGTTGAGATTTTAGAACCCTCCCCAAATCCTAACAAGAGGAAACGAATCCCTCAGATTAGCCCAGAAGATGATCCTGTATTATTATATTTTGAAGAAATATGTGCCAAAGAAGAGAATGATGTCACCTCTACTCCAACCTCTGTTGATAGATGTGACAATGACTCTTTAATGAGTGGTCTTTTCACCAAGGATATGCCAGTGACAAAAGCAGATATGATAGAGTTTCTATGCGATTATATCATGACAATTCAAGGTGGCACAATTTTAGAGTAagttttttatattttatttatttatttaaaagTCAAGTTATATGTATTAATTCAGATATAACTAAATATTTGTTATATAACGTTGCTATATAGGGCTAAATGGATTCGAAGCTTCAAACCATACATGATAGATTTGTCTGTCAAGACACTACAAGAATTGTTAAATGTGAATCAAGATATGCCTACAGATTGTTTCGACATGGCTATTCGAGTTCTTCCTCATAATGAACCAAAGAGGTTGTCAATTGCAAAACGAAAGATTACAAAACACTATATGGACCTGCGTTTTTGTGTAAGTTCGTTATTTCAATATTGTTATAACATGTATGTTGTTATCTTATATTTCCTATATTTATATATCCTATTATTATGTTTTCTCTAGGAAATGTGTGGTTTTGACGAAGAAACAAAGTCTTGTAAGGATCCTAGCGCGATAGAATTAGCAGAAACATTAACTAATTGGCCTCAAATGAATTATTACATCACACTTTGCAAATTTGTAAGTCAGAATTCCTTTGTTTGTATAGTTAAATGGTACCAACATATGATGCTAATGTCTCATGGTTTGcaggttcttatgccatggaGATACTCTACAGGTTATGTACTTTTCATGATTAATCATGCAAACAAATTTGTGTCTGTGTTTAATTTCACACCTACTCCAGAATGATGTAAAGATATGCCACTAAAAAGATTTTGGGAAGTAATTCTTCTTATTTCAAAGAATTATAAGGCTGCATACAGTCTTAAACGCACTGGATGGTCACATGACATTTATATGTGGCGACATTCAATTCGACCTGATGCTCCAATTGACTCAAAAGGATAATTACTTAAAATTATTATATGGCATATATATAGATGTGTATGTTTATAATTTCATAATATAACATACTTGGTATTTTTTCAGTTTTAATACTGGTCATTTTGCTCTGCACATTATGGCATGGTGGGACAGTGGTTTAAAAGCGCAACTTAGTATGGTGAGAATAATAGCACAATTTTTTTATAGTTGACAGTAACATTGTTTATAACATTTTCTTTCCAAGATGGTGCGACTCTACGTAGGAACTTATTGATTGATCTGTTGACATACGAGGGAAACACATATCGATTTAACATTCCTAGAAATGTACAAGAGTACCTTGACTGTATTATGAAAAAATTAGATTAAAATAGACATTTGTGCTTATGTTTATTTTATACTTATTGATATGAATATCTAATCTATGACGGTCTATGAAATATCA of Zea mays cultivar B73 chromosome 8, Zm-B73-REFERENCE-NAM-5.0, whole genome shotgun sequence contains these proteins:
- the LOC109941588 gene encoding uncharacterized protein, which codes for MEYWTGVELSDNFTQADMKNFRLKLAAILLSSDLNKRKGCLLYKNNTNKSTEDNEIDSSDVEILEPSPNPNKRKRIPQISPEDDPVLLYFEEICAKEENDVTSTPTSVDRCDNDSLMSGLFTKDMPVTKADMIEFLCDYIMTIQGGTILEAKWIRSFKPYMIDLSVKTLQELLNVNQDMPTDCFDMAIRVLPHNEPKRLSIAKRKITKHYMDLRFCEMCGFDEETKSCKDPSAIELAETLTNWPQMNYYITLCKFVLMPWRYSTGYVLFMINHANKFVSVFNFTPTPE